From Butyricimonas paravirosa, one genomic window encodes:
- a CDS encoding FecR family protein has protein sequence MNNKHRKIIELIVLHMENKLSETQQDELTAWLEEDEKNRSFFQQVISPEKRLQKFETRKHIDSERAFSKFKKNTQPHKVKSIYRLSRYAAIFLVPVLVGLVYLLMNQEPATREISQSPITHGNNKAILILSQGETIDLSPDHALPALPEGIDLVLQGDKLIYVSDSTTEKEKQYHELITPRGGEFKITLPDGTFVHLNSNSKLRFPKNFAPDKREIFLSGEAYFEVSKDTNKPFLVIAEDVQVKVYGTTFNINTLLENQIQTTLVKGSVGIRVQNSSQEYILKPSQQAIVQKTDGNIIVREVDTTPYTAWTEGIFLFDNERLETILDKLALWYDVELFYQNESVKEVRFTGYLKRYDNIDVILNAIESTVSATFHIKERTIIINKNEYTNR, from the coding sequence ATGAATAACAAGCACCGCAAAATTATAGAGCTCATCGTGTTGCACATGGAAAACAAACTTTCCGAGACACAACAAGACGAGTTAACCGCTTGGCTGGAAGAAGACGAAAAGAATCGCTCTTTCTTTCAACAGGTCATTTCCCCCGAAAAGAGGCTTCAAAAGTTTGAAACCCGAAAACACATCGATTCCGAAAGAGCATTTTCAAAATTCAAAAAGAATACTCAACCTCATAAAGTAAAGTCTATTTATCGTTTAAGCCGATACGCGGCTATTTTTCTCGTCCCCGTACTCGTGGGACTTGTTTATTTACTCATGAATCAAGAGCCGGCAACCCGTGAAATTTCGCAATCACCTATCACCCATGGAAACAACAAAGCAATTTTGATTCTGTCACAAGGGGAAACGATTGACTTATCGCCGGATCATGCCCTACCCGCACTACCGGAAGGAATCGATTTAGTTTTACAAGGCGACAAACTTATCTATGTATCAGACTCCACGACTGAAAAGGAAAAACAATATCATGAACTGATAACCCCCCGTGGCGGGGAATTCAAAATCACCTTACCGGACGGAACATTCGTGCATCTGAATTCGAATTCCAAATTAAGATTCCCGAAGAATTTCGCTCCCGACAAACGGGAGATATTCCTCTCCGGAGAAGCTTATTTCGAAGTAAGCAAAGACACGAACAAACCTTTTCTCGTTATCGCTGAAGACGTCCAAGTAAAAGTGTACGGGACCACGTTCAATATAAACACATTACTTGAGAATCAAATACAAACCACGCTAGTTAAAGGCTCTGTCGGAATCCGGGTGCAAAATTCATCGCAAGAGTATATCTTGAAACCCAGCCAGCAAGCCATCGTGCAAAAAACTGACGGGAATATCATCGTCCGGGAGGTCGATACCACTCCGTACACGGCTTGGACAGAAGGCATATTCCTATTTGACAACGAACGTTTGGAAACCATTCTGGACAAACTTGCCCTGTGGTATGACGTGGAGCTATTTTATCAAAATGAATCCGTGAAGGAGGTCCGTTTCACGGGTTACCTGAAACGATATGACAACATCGATGTGATCTTAAATGCCATCGAATCTACCGTTAGCGCTACATTTCATATAAAAGAAAGAACAATTATTATAAACAAAAACGAGTACACGAACAGGTAA
- a CDS encoding RNA polymerase sigma factor, which yields MHTNEQFIKALNRKKEEAFQMLFKDYYASLVMYAMHYVRQEVAEDIVQDLMTLLWEKDTYFDSISAFHSFIYLFIRNRSINHLKHQKAELNYINYQQGESISDESEVFQVMEEEIYRIFFNVIDQLPERCKEIFKLHLAGKKENEIASQLGISLSTVKSQKQKAFQRLKERLNPLFFFLLFM from the coding sequence ATGCACACGAACGAGCAGTTCATCAAAGCGCTAAACCGAAAAAAAGAGGAAGCTTTCCAAATGCTCTTCAAAGATTACTATGCATCTTTGGTCATGTACGCCATGCACTATGTCAGACAGGAAGTTGCCGAAGACATTGTACAGGATTTAATGACTCTATTGTGGGAAAAAGACACGTATTTTGATTCTATCTCCGCATTTCATTCGTTTATCTATTTATTCATCCGGAATCGTTCGATCAACCATCTGAAACATCAAAAAGCAGAATTAAATTACATCAATTACCAGCAAGGAGAATCAATATCAGACGAATCGGAAGTTTTCCAAGTCATGGAAGAAGAGATCTACCGTATTTTCTTCAACGTCATCGACCAATTGCCGGAACGCTGTAAGGAAATATTCAAATTACACTTGGCCGGGAAAAAAGAAAATGAAATTGCCTCACAACTCGGCATTTCCCTCTCAACGGTTAAAAGCCAAAAACAGAAGGCATTTCAACGTTTAAAAGAAAGACTGAACCCGCTATTTTTCTTTTTATTATTCATGTAA
- a CDS encoding SusC/RagA family TonB-linked outer membrane protein, with product MKICTFILLVFNLGLSASGYSQQKKVTLDFKNATSKEFFAEIQKQTGYCFIFNTNQGEQIGEITISVRNKSVQEVMEEILRPTGFSYTFQNDIIVITPKMAEPEKNILTGLVFDENKHPLPGVTVLVKGSSNGVTTNTKGEFSIKLQEKDTLVFSFIGMESVTLPYTGQKTVTITLKSSKKELEEVVVTGYQVIEKRKLTSAVVSVKGSDVLDPINTSIDQMLQGKIPGLQAINQSGTPGVAPKIRIRGSSSISGSREPVWVVDGVILSDPIPLTPEEINSMDNVNLIGNAISFLNPEDIDRIDILKDASATALYGVRAANGVIVITTKRGQSGPPRVNFSTNLSVVARPNYSIMKQMNSKDRIEVSEEMQEKALHFNKYDPSEIGYEGALRDLWERRITYQEFNQQVKKLKEMNTDWYDLLFHTSFTQSYNLSVSGGSDRVNYYISAGYNDQKGVAKPEKYTRYNALAKVDVNLYPNLKIGADISSARVKSKRTHSSVDLYQYAYETSRAIPAYNEDGSDYFYTTKEGLKNTAKDYYSPDIKFNIFHELDHSGYESTTSNTSMNFHLDWKLFSMFNWHTQFNLTTTHTNEQEWVDEQSTFAQSKRLLAYGVKEPDAKLASNYYTDTELPMGGILNEKDYRGQSYQLTSSLSYFQTFQKHEVNAIAGIEINSRKMDGKTETNYGYLRERGHKFAKIVLENYSKYRNTVAENYPAITDTKDNKVSFYGAFTYTFDNRYSFNFNIRADGSNQFGKDISTRFLPIWSISGRWNAHEELFLQNVKWLDVLAVRGSFGIQGNVNEEQVPDMILTMGGMDNISEEYSSTLYKVPNDHLKWEKTQSYNLGINLVVLKGLLDVTLEGYKKTGKNMIVTKEITSTNGASRVAINRGSLRNKGWELSVGLKPLNRKDYGISLSFNTSKVYNKVTNADKEQHTTYTNYVNGSVITNGKPVNTFYSYQFDKLDANGYPTFKNYNEQYLEDGNGHKKGDFIISSYDEAYARAFVAMGSREPDLSGGLSADFRYKRFSLSSTFAFNLGHKVRLNNLYVANQTLPYPQQNMSTEYVNRWRKPGDEDRTNIPRLSDDALRISEWNDAYMKVYPQDLKYPVAASLWDMYNYSDLRTVSSSFLRCTNLSLNYRFPEEWCKRLFLNSLNLGFSVSNLFVIKDKALKGRDPEQISLGARSIPPQQTYSMRLSLNF from the coding sequence ATGAAGATTTGCACATTCATTCTTCTGGTTTTTAACCTCGGATTGTCAGCCTCCGGCTACTCGCAGCAGAAAAAAGTCACGCTGGACTTCAAGAACGCTACAAGCAAGGAATTTTTCGCCGAGATTCAAAAACAAACAGGTTATTGTTTCATTTTCAACACCAATCAAGGTGAACAAATCGGGGAAATCACCATTTCCGTCAGAAATAAAAGTGTTCAGGAAGTCATGGAAGAAATACTGCGTCCCACGGGATTCTCGTACACTTTCCAGAATGACATCATCGTGATTACCCCCAAAATGGCAGAACCCGAGAAAAATATCTTAACCGGACTGGTTTTCGACGAGAACAAACACCCCCTGCCGGGAGTAACCGTCCTCGTGAAGGGGTCAAGCAATGGAGTAACCACGAACACGAAAGGAGAATTCTCGATTAAATTACAAGAAAAGGACACCCTCGTTTTCTCTTTTATCGGGATGGAATCCGTCACGTTACCCTATACCGGACAAAAAACGGTCACGATCACGCTCAAATCAAGTAAAAAAGAGCTGGAAGAAGTGGTTGTTACAGGTTACCAAGTGATCGAAAAACGTAAACTGACATCTGCCGTGGTGAGCGTGAAAGGTTCAGATGTGCTGGACCCGATCAACACGTCCATCGACCAAATGTTGCAGGGGAAGATTCCGGGATTGCAGGCCATTAATCAGTCGGGCACACCGGGAGTAGCGCCAAAAATTAGGATTCGAGGCTCCTCCTCAATCTCGGGAAGCCGGGAACCCGTGTGGGTGGTTGACGGCGTGATCCTTTCCGACCCGATACCACTTACCCCGGAAGAGATCAACAGCATGGACAACGTGAACCTGATCGGGAACGCGATTTCCTTCCTAAACCCGGAAGACATTGACCGGATTGACATTTTAAAAGATGCCTCTGCCACGGCTCTTTACGGGGTACGTGCCGCCAACGGGGTAATCGTGATCACCACCAAAAGAGGCCAATCCGGCCCGCCAAGGGTGAACTTCTCGACGAACCTTTCCGTCGTTGCCCGCCCAAACTATTCCATCATGAAACAAATGAATTCGAAAGACCGCATCGAGGTCTCGGAAGAAATGCAGGAGAAAGCATTACATTTCAACAAATATGACCCGTCTGAAATCGGTTACGAAGGAGCGTTGAGGGACCTGTGGGAGCGTCGCATCACCTACCAGGAATTCAATCAACAAGTGAAAAAACTAAAGGAAATGAACACGGATTGGTACGATCTACTGTTCCACACCTCGTTCACGCAAAGTTATAACTTATCCGTTTCCGGGGGAAGTGATCGGGTGAATTATTACATATCAGCCGGGTACAATGATCAAAAAGGCGTGGCAAAGCCGGAAAAATACACTCGCTACAACGCCTTGGCAAAAGTGGATGTCAATTTATACCCCAATCTAAAAATAGGGGCAGACATTTCTTCTGCCCGAGTAAAAAGCAAGCGCACGCATAGTTCTGTCGATTTATACCAGTACGCATACGAAACCTCCCGGGCCATCCCCGCCTACAACGAGGACGGAAGTGACTATTTTTACACCACGAAAGAAGGGTTGAAAAACACGGCAAAAGATTATTACTCGCCGGATATTAAGTTCAACATATTTCACGAACTGGATCATTCCGGTTACGAGAGTACGACCAGCAACACGTCCATGAATTTCCACCTGGACTGGAAACTGTTCTCCATGTTCAACTGGCACACCCAGTTCAACCTGACCACTACTCACACAAATGAACAGGAATGGGTGGATGAACAATCCACATTCGCACAATCCAAACGGTTGCTCGCGTACGGCGTCAAGGAACCCGATGCGAAATTAGCTTCCAATTATTACACGGACACGGAACTTCCCATGGGTGGGATCTTGAATGAAAAGGATTACCGGGGACAGTCCTACCAGTTAACAAGTTCCCTCAGCTATTTCCAAACGTTCCAAAAACATGAAGTTAACGCCATCGCCGGAATAGAAATCAACTCTAGGAAAATGGACGGTAAAACGGAAACAAATTACGGGTATCTCCGGGAACGGGGACATAAATTCGCCAAGATCGTTCTGGAAAATTACAGCAAGTACAGGAACACCGTGGCCGAAAACTACCCGGCTATCACGGACACCAAAGACAACAAAGTCTCCTTTTACGGGGCCTTCACCTACACGTTCGACAACAGGTACAGTTTCAATTTCAATATCCGGGCTGACGGTTCAAATCAATTCGGGAAAGACATTTCCACCCGATTCCTACCGATATGGTCCATCTCCGGAAGATGGAACGCCCACGAGGAACTATTCCTTCAAAACGTGAAATGGCTGGACGTTCTGGCCGTGCGAGGCTCTTTCGGTATACAGGGGAATGTCAACGAGGAGCAAGTCCCCGATATGATCCTGACCATGGGAGGCATGGATAATATCTCAGAAGAGTATTCGTCCACGCTATACAAGGTTCCCAATGACCATTTAAAATGGGAAAAGACACAATCCTACAACTTGGGAATCAATCTGGTTGTCTTGAAAGGCTTACTTGACGTTACCCTAGAAGGATATAAAAAGACGGGAAAGAACATGATCGTGACCAAGGAAATCACCTCCACGAACGGGGCATCCCGGGTGGCCATCAACCGAGGTTCTCTCCGGAATAAAGGTTGGGAATTATCCGTCGGGCTTAAACCTTTAAATCGCAAAGACTACGGGATAAGTCTATCCTTTAATACATCCAAAGTGTACAACAAGGTTACCAACGCCGACAAGGAACAACATACCACCTATACAAATTACGTCAATGGAAGCGTGATCACCAACGGCAAACCGGTAAACACGTTCTACTCCTATCAATTTGACAAATTGGACGCTAATGGTTATCCGACATTCAAGAACTACAACGAACAATACTTGGAAGACGGGAATGGTCACAAAAAAGGGGATTTCATCATCAGTTCCTACGACGAGGCATACGCCCGGGCTTTCGTTGCCATGGGAAGCCGGGAACCGGATTTAAGCGGTGGTCTCTCTGCCGACTTCCGGTATAAACGTTTCTCTCTAAGTTCCACGTTCGCCTTTAACCTGGGACATAAGGTACGACTAAACAATCTCTACGTGGCGAATCAAACGCTGCCCTATCCCCAGCAAAACATGAGTACCGAATACGTGAACAGGTGGCGAAAGCCCGGGGATGAAGACCGGACGAATATACCCCGGTTAAGTGACGATGCTTTAAGAATTTCGGAATGGAACGATGCCTACATGAAGGTGTACCCGCAAGATCTGAAATACCCTGTTGCGGCATCTTTATGGGACATGTACAATTATTCGGATTTACGGACCGTGTCCAGTAGTTTCTTGCGCTGCACGAACCTGTCCTTGAATTACAGGTTCCCGGAAGAATGGTGCAAAAGGCTCTTCCTGAATTCGTTGAATCTCGGGTTCTCCGTGTCCAACCTTTTTGTTATCAAGGATAAAGCCCTCAAGGGACGGGACCCGGAACAAATCAGCCTCGGGGCACGCTCCATTCCCCCACAACAAACTTATTCCATGCGGCTATCACTTAACTTTTAA
- a CDS encoding RagB/SusD family nutrient uptake outer membrane protein: MKNIYFILAILVLLTQGCNDFLEPKSQDKVVPKTVSQLRELLLGEIIQNKKDYTEYLSVMTDDFADQDGNQYEYRNQLWGYYTWQREPEEGRDLATRNDEAWSELYHAIFTCNIIIDKTPSMHGTDEEKNQLLAETYFMRAQAYFELINLYGEPYESAEQAEKALGIPINEEITIMDNIYSRETLAKVYAKIESDLHESIARFKNTEWTKNVVHPSLDVAYLFASRLHLYKKEYQLAKNYADSVINNERYQLYDLHTAGLTSYSYFINRNNPEIMFCYGMASFDFIYNYSSTYATYLVSDKIISLFSNDDLRKTTFWDKNKKPHKFSSTNSQSYGNTYRLSEAYLNRAEALVFLDKWESAITDINTIREKRIKNDYEITATNREDALNKVWEERRRELCFEKHRWFDLRRQGMPELRHIFTNGGSRKEYILPAGSKSYTLPIPKKIREQNKIIVNIERPEQQ; encoded by the coding sequence ATGAAAAACATATATTTTATACTCGCAATTCTGGTTCTGTTGACACAAGGATGTAATGATTTCCTTGAACCTAAATCACAGGACAAAGTCGTTCCTAAAACAGTCTCCCAACTGCGGGAACTTTTACTCGGAGAGATTATCCAGAACAAAAAAGACTACACCGAATATTTATCCGTCATGACAGATGATTTCGCAGATCAAGACGGGAACCAGTATGAATACCGCAACCAGCTGTGGGGCTACTACACGTGGCAACGGGAACCCGAAGAGGGACGAGATCTGGCGACGAGGAATGACGAGGCATGGAGCGAATTATATCACGCCATTTTCACCTGCAATATCATCATCGATAAAACACCTTCCATGCACGGCACGGATGAAGAAAAGAATCAACTTCTGGCAGAGACTTATTTCATGCGGGCCCAAGCTTATTTCGAGTTAATAAACTTGTACGGAGAACCCTACGAAAGCGCAGAGCAAGCCGAGAAAGCCCTCGGAATCCCGATCAACGAGGAAATCACGATCATGGATAACATCTATTCCAGAGAGACTCTAGCGAAAGTGTACGCGAAAATAGAGTCCGATTTGCACGAGTCGATCGCACGTTTTAAAAACACGGAATGGACCAAGAATGTGGTTCACCCGAGCCTGGACGTGGCTTACCTGTTTGCCTCCCGGCTGCATCTTTACAAAAAAGAGTACCAGTTAGCCAAGAATTATGCAGACAGCGTTATTAATAACGAGAGATACCAGCTCTACGACCTACATACGGCCGGCCTGACTTCCTACTCCTATTTTATCAACAGAAATAACCCTGAGATCATGTTCTGTTACGGCATGGCCAGTTTTGATTTTATCTATAATTACTCTTCCACGTATGCAACATACCTTGTCTCCGATAAGATCATTTCACTTTTTAGTAATGATGACTTGCGCAAAACCACATTTTGGGACAAGAACAAGAAACCTCACAAATTCAGTAGCACGAATTCCCAGTCCTACGGGAACACCTATCGTCTGTCAGAAGCCTATCTGAACCGGGCCGAGGCATTGGTTTTCTTGGACAAATGGGAATCGGCCATCACGGATATTAACACGATCAGGGAAAAGCGTATCAAGAACGATTATGAAATCACGGCTACCAACCGGGAGGATGCCCTGAACAAAGTCTGGGAAGAACGCAGGAGAGAACTTTGTTTCGAGAAACATCGCTGGTTCGACCTGAGAAGACAAGGAATGCCGGAACTACGACACATTTTCACGAACGGGGGAAGTCGGAAAGAGTACATTCTACCCGCGGGAAGTAAATCCTATACGCTACCCATCCCCAAAAAGATCAGAGAACAAAACAAGATTATCGTGAACATTGAACGCCCCGAACAGCAATAA
- a CDS encoding DUF3089 domain-containing protein, whose protein sequence is MGKAVLKYIFAFCSLLLVISCGKISSDSTNDEVDYSDSKCWFEANQEGMNKKVDIFYVVPTCIWDYTDSLGQIQHNMDIFNTKQRQMVDPSIRLAKNILSDSCNFFSPYYRQISMDSWLSLDTALIEKRFQLAYKDVVAAFRYYWNNYNQGRPFILAGHSQGAKAVIELLKHEITPEIYQHLVASYAIGYTITQEELDSYPYLRMAKDSTDVGVIIGFNSVTKPEAISPLFKNNIVCINPLNWKTDASPGVSYQGFTASIDPSIHTIVVTGIDEDKYYIPSVEVLLPKGNLHVEEFNLYNQNLRKNVLQRIRAFHERSFQSNSRSPQMQSSEE, encoded by the coding sequence ATGGGGAAGGCTGTTTTGAAATATATTTTTGCTTTTTGCTCCTTGCTTTTAGTTATCTCCTGCGGGAAAATTTCTTCGGATTCCACGAATGACGAGGTGGATTACTCGGATAGCAAGTGTTGGTTCGAGGCCAATCAAGAGGGCATGAACAAGAAGGTCGATATTTTTTACGTGGTACCTACTTGCATTTGGGATTATACCGACAGCCTCGGGCAAATACAACATAACATGGACATATTCAACACGAAACAGCGTCAAATGGTAGACCCGTCTATTCGATTGGCCAAAAATATCTTGTCAGACAGTTGTAATTTTTTCTCTCCCTATTACCGTCAGATTTCGATGGACAGCTGGTTGTCTTTGGACACGGCTCTTATCGAAAAACGTTTTCAATTGGCTTACAAAGACGTGGTAGCCGCCTTTCGTTACTATTGGAACAATTACAATCAAGGACGTCCTTTCATTCTTGCCGGCCACAGCCAAGGTGCAAAAGCCGTGATCGAATTATTGAAGCACGAGATAACACCGGAGATCTACCAGCACTTGGTCGCATCTTACGCCATCGGGTATACAATCACGCAAGAGGAACTAGACAGTTATCCTTATCTACGAATGGCTAAAGACTCCACGGACGTGGGGGTGATCATCGGATTCAATAGCGTGACAAAACCGGAAGCAATTTCTCCATTGTTCAAAAATAACATCGTGTGTATTAATCCCCTGAACTGGAAAACGGATGCTAGCCCCGGAGTTTCTTATCAAGGTTTTACCGCATCTATCGACCCTTCCATCCATACAATCGTGGTAACAGGAATTGATGAAGATAAATATTATATTCCCAGCGTGGAAGTACTTTTACCTAAAGGAAATCTACACGTGGAAGAATTTAATCTTTACAATCAGAATTTGAGAAAAAATGTTTTACAGCGCATACGTGCATTCCATGAACGTTCTTTTCAATCAAATTCACGCTCGCCCCAGATGCAAAGCTCCGAGGAATAA
- the rpsL gene encoding 30S ribosomal protein S12: protein MPTIQQLVRKGRTKIQDKSKAPALDACPQRRGVCVRVYTTTPKKPNSAMRKVARVRLTNGKEVNAYIPGEGHNLQEHSIVLIRGGRVKDLPGVRYHLVRGTLDAAGVNGRLQSRSKYGAKRPKKGAAAAPAKGKK, encoded by the coding sequence ATGCCAACTATTCAACAGTTAGTAAGAAAAGGAAGAACAAAAATCCAGGACAAGAGCAAGGCTCCGGCTTTGGATGCTTGCCCGCAAAGACGCGGGGTTTGTGTTCGTGTGTACACGACAACCCCGAAGAAACCGAACTCAGCGATGAGAAAGGTTGCCAGAGTTAGATTAACCAACGGAAAAGAGGTGAATGCCTACATTCCGGGAGAAGGACACAACTTGCAAGAGCACTCTATCGTGTTGATTAGAGGCGGTCGTGTGAAAGACCTTCCGGGAGTTCGTTATCACTTGGTTCGCGGTACATTGGATGCTGCTGGTGTAAACGGTCGTTTACAAAGTCGTTCCAAGTATGGTGCTAAGAGACCGAAAAAAGGTGCTGCTGCAGCTCCGGCAAAAGGTAAGAAGTAA
- a CDS encoding dipeptidase, which produces MKTFFLLLAAAFLFLQTGKACTIIVAGKKATVDGSVLNSHTDAGADCRIRVVAGQKFPKGSMAPVYYGIQRVDLPLDDNGEILGYIPQVEQTYTYFQSAYSHINEYQLCIGESTTSQRPELQVNKGEGKQIMTVEQAMIFALQRCKTAEEALTLITSLMEKYGFLPSCGPESECLTIADPEGVWVLELFSVGKDWDPESGKPGVIWAAQRVPDDEIAMIPNWSIIKEIDLSKPEQFRASSNYQQVAIENGWYSPASGKPFVWQDVYAPTPREWATNRFWLFVNTFAPSLDPIPSRRTNNPFDNLNQYIQYVEPLSVYPFSFKPEQKVSVKDFMDFQRSTFSGTIYDKENDAVWYYPDKNGNMVKSKLATPFPSSETQKLMKTTRRRLVARVDGEYGMVAQLRSDLPREIGGIYWVFQDNAYTSPYLPIFTGVTRIPEVYSTYNPKEYSDNSARWAIDFVDNLLYLNWQDGKKDLEAARAPMEQSFFERNAEIEKEFIALQKKNPKKATELLNKYTQECADTIMQTYVQLRNTLITKYTNNRMR; this is translated from the coding sequence ATGAAAACCTTTTTTTTACTTCTAGCAGCAGCCTTCCTCTTTTTACAGACAGGAAAAGCCTGCACGATCATCGTGGCCGGTAAAAAAGCCACGGTCGACGGTAGTGTTTTAAATTCACACACGGATGCCGGTGCGGATTGTCGCATCCGGGTCGTGGCGGGCCAGAAATTCCCCAAAGGAAGCATGGCTCCCGTGTATTACGGCATACAGCGAGTTGACCTCCCCTTAGATGACAACGGGGAAATCTTAGGCTACATCCCGCAAGTTGAGCAAACCTACACGTATTTCCAATCCGCTTACTCCCACATCAACGAGTATCAGCTATGTATCGGGGAAAGCACCACAAGCCAACGCCCCGAATTACAAGTAAACAAAGGAGAAGGGAAACAGATCATGACCGTGGAGCAAGCCATGATTTTTGCCTTGCAACGTTGCAAAACGGCAGAAGAGGCCCTTACCCTCATCACCTCGCTCATGGAAAAATACGGGTTCCTTCCCTCTTGCGGACCGGAATCAGAATGTCTCACGATCGCGGACCCGGAAGGAGTATGGGTACTTGAACTTTTCAGTGTGGGTAAAGATTGGGATCCGGAAAGTGGTAAGCCGGGAGTGATCTGGGCCGCTCAACGGGTGCCGGACGATGAAATCGCCATGATTCCCAACTGGAGCATCATTAAAGAAATAGATCTTTCAAAACCGGAACAATTCCGTGCCTCTTCCAACTACCAGCAGGTAGCCATTGAAAACGGCTGGTATTCCCCGGCAAGCGGCAAACCTTTCGTTTGGCAGGATGTTTATGCCCCGACTCCCAGAGAATGGGCCACAAACCGGTTTTGGTTATTCGTCAACACGTTCGCTCCCTCCCTCGACCCGATCCCGTCCAGACGTACCAATAACCCGTTTGATAACTTAAACCAGTATATCCAATACGTGGAACCGCTTAGCGTGTACCCGTTCTCCTTTAAACCGGAGCAAAAAGTTTCCGTGAAAGACTTCATGGACTTTCAACGTTCCACGTTCTCGGGGACCATCTATGACAAAGAGAATGACGCCGTTTGGTATTACCCGGACAAGAACGGGAACATGGTGAAAAGTAAACTGGCCACCCCTTTCCCATCCAGTGAAACGCAAAAATTAATGAAGACTACCCGCAGACGCCTAGTAGCACGGGTTGACGGGGAATACGGTATGGTCGCCCAGCTCCGCTCGGATCTTCCCCGGGAAATTGGTGGAATATACTGGGTTTTCCAAGATAACGCCTACACGTCACCTTACCTGCCCATCTTCACTGGCGTAACCCGCATCCCGGAAGTCTATTCCACGTATAACCCCAAAGAATACTCCGACAATTCCGCTCGCTGGGCCATTGATTTTGTCGATAACTTACTCTACCTGAACTGGCAGGATGGGAAAAAGGATTTGGAAGCCGCACGGGCTCCCATGGAACAATCCTTCTTCGAACGCAACGCAGAGATCGAGAAAGAGTTTATCGCCTTGCAAAAGAAAAATCCCAAGAAAGCGACAGAATTACTCAATAAATACACGCAGGAATGTGCCGACACGATCATGCAAACCTACGTACAACTTCGGAACACGCTGATCACGAAGTACACGAACAATAGAATGAGATAA
- the rpsG gene encoding 30S ribosomal protein S7, which translates to MRKSKPKKRILLPDPKFNDVLVTRFVNDLMVDGKKSIAFRIFYDAIDIVDEKMAKKEEKPALDIWKQALENITPQVEVKSRRVGGATFQVPMEINPMRKRAISVKNMILFSRKRSGRNMAEKLAAEIMAAYKEEGAAFKKKEDIHRMAEANRAFAHFRF; encoded by the coding sequence ATGAGAAAGAGTAAACCAAAAAAAAGAATCCTGTTACCGGACCCGAAGTTCAACGACGTGTTGGTTACCCGGTTCGTTAATGATTTAATGGTAGACGGAAAGAAGTCTATCGCGTTTAGAATTTTCTATGATGCAATTGACATCGTAGACGAGAAAATGGCCAAGAAGGAAGAGAAACCCGCATTGGACATCTGGAAGCAAGCTTTGGAGAATATCACTCCGCAAGTAGAGGTAAAGAGTCGTCGTGTAGGTGGTGCAACATTCCAAGTACCGATGGAAATCAACCCGATGAGAAAAAGAGCTATCTCCGTGAAAAATATGATATTGTTCTCTCGCAAAAGAAGCGGAAGAAACATGGCAGAAAAACTAGCTGCTGAAATCATGGCTGCATACAAGGAAGAAGGAGCGGCTTTCAAGAAGAAAGAGGATATTCATCGTATGGCTGAAGCCAACAGAGCTTTTGCACATTTCAGATTTTAA